TGTGCCCGCGACGCCGCCCCCGGCCGCGGAATGCCGCTACCGCCGCCAATGATGGCGGCAGTGCTGGCTGAATGGTGCGGGTGCTCGTAGGGTGGGCGCCGCACCAGCGCCGTGATCCCGTCCGCCAGGGTGTCCAAGGAGTGAATGGCCGTCACTTCCAAGGCCTCCTCGTTAGTAAGGTCCGGAAGCAATCCCGGCAGCCGTTCTGCCAGCATGGTCTTCCCCGACCCGGGTGGGCCCACCATCATCAGGTGGTGTCCACCGGCCGCAGCAATCTCCAACGCCAACCTGGCCTCGCCTTGGCCGGCCACCTCAGACAAATCTGCCAGGGGCGCCTTGCCGGCCTTCCCGTCCGCCGGAACCACCCGCTGCGCGCCCCCGCCCGCAGTGCCACAGGACTCCCACGGCACGAACACCAGTTGTGTAGGATCCGCGTCGAAGTCAGCCGCCACTTGGGCCAGAGACCCATAGCCGCGCACCTTGGCCCCAGCGACCAGCTCAGCCTCGGCCAGGTTGGCCTGCGCCACAACAAACTCCTGGCAACCGGCGGCGATGCCTGCCAGCACCGCCGGCAACACGCCCCTGACAGGGCGCAGCCGCCCATCCAAGCCCAGCTCGGCAAGGAACACCGTGCTGCCGGTACCCCGCACGTCACCGGCTGCATTGAGCGCTGCCATAACGATTGCCAGATCAAAGCCCGAACCTTTCTTGGGCAGCGACGCCGGCACCAGGTTGACGGTGATCTTGCGTCGGCTCAGAGGGACTCCCGAGTTTTGCGAGGCAGATCTAATCCGCTCCCGCGCCTCATTTAGGGCAGCGTCCGGCAGCCCCAGCAGCACAAAGGCCGGCAGCGTCTGACCAATGTCAGCTTCCACCTCAATCACATGCCCGTGGAGCCCCACCAGTGCCACGGCCAACGCCCGCCCCATACCCATCAGGTCACACCCTTGAGGTGGTCGATGCTGGGCGCCGACCGTCCGTCCATGACGATGCCCACGGCATCGATGCGCAGCACCCCCATCACATGCCGGTGTTCGCGTGCCCACAGGACCGCCAGCGTGCGCAACCGCTGTAGCTTAGCCGCCGTCACCGCTTCCAGCGGGTCGCCGTATCTTCGGGAACGCCGCGTCTTGACCTCCACAATCACCAGCGCGGCACCATCAAAGGCCACGAGGTCAATTTCCCCTGCCGAACACCGCCAATTACTGTCGATGACCCGCATCCCGTGGTCTTCTAGATAGTCCGCCGCCACTCGCTCACCGCTCTGGCCCAGCGCATCTTTCGCCTTCATCGCTTCCTCCCCCTCCAGCGTGACGGACTTTCACCTGCGGCGTCAGTACCCCGTCCTGGATTGTGGATTACAGGGCACCCTGGCCCGGCTGTGGAGGGGTGTTAAGGACAATTGGGCACAAAAAAGAGGACGACGGCGGAATAAATCTTCCGCCGTCGTCCTCCCGAAAAAGTTTACTCAGGCCCTAGCCGAGGGGGCCGAGTTGGCCGTCCTTGGGGATCTGGAGGTCATCGGATTTGATCAGCTCTTCAACGTTGACGTCCTTGAACGTGATAACCCGTACGTTCTTGACGAAACGGGCAGTGCGGTAGACGTCCCACACCCAGGCGTCCTGGAGGGTCAGGTCAAAGTACACTTCCCCGTCGGCTGAACGGGCCTGCAAATCCACGTGGTTGGCCAGGTAGAAACGCCGTTCCGTCTCCACCACGTAGCTAAAGAGATTCACCACGTCGCGGTATTCGCGGTAGAGCTGCAGCTCCATGTCGGTCTCGTAGTTCTCTAAGTCCTCAGCGCTCATGCTTCCATCATCCATCACAGGACGCCCAGTTACCCAACGTGGACGCCAGCCTGAGAAGAAACTTTGCGACTACGGCACAAG
This region of Arthrobacter alpinus genomic DNA includes:
- a CDS encoding YifB family Mg chelatase-like AAA ATPase; protein product: MGMGRALAVALVGLHGHVIEVEADIGQTLPAFVLLGLPDAALNEARERIRSASQNSGVPLSRRKITVNLVPASLPKKGSGFDLAIVMAALNAAGDVRGTGSTVFLAELGLDGRLRPVRGVLPAVLAGIAAGCQEFVVAQANLAEAELVAGAKVRGYGSLAQVAADFDADPTQLVFVPWESCGTAGGGAQRVVPADGKAGKAPLADLSEVAGQGEARLALEIAAAGGHHLMMVGPPGSGKTMLAERLPGLLPDLTNEEALEVTAIHSLDTLADGITALVRRPPYEHPHHSASTAAIIGGGSGIPRPGAASRAHRGVLFLDEAPEFDKRVLDSLRQPLESGELVLHRAAGTAAYPARFQLVLAANPCPCGKATGKGIACECTAMARRRYFGKLSGPLLDRVDIQLQVNRVQLSQLSDTGQRETSAQVAARVQTARAIQAQRLRPFGLVHNADLTGRILRGPLRLSGKDTLLLDRAMGAGTLSARGYDRVLRLAWTVADLQGRDTPGADDVGLALTLRQRGEGL
- a CDS encoding YraN family protein, translated to MKAKDALGQSGERVAADYLEDHGMRVIDSNWRCSAGEIDLVAFDGAALVIVEVKTRRSRRYGDPLEAVTAAKLQRLRTLAVLWAREHRHVMGVLRIDAVGIVMDGRSAPSIDHLKGVT
- a CDS encoding DUF2469 domain-containing protein, translated to MSAEDLENYETDMELQLYREYRDVVNLFSYVVETERRFYLANHVDLQARSADGEVYFDLTLQDAWVWDVYRTARFVKNVRVITFKDVNVEELIKSDDLQIPKDGQLGPLG